The genomic region AATAATAAATGCCCAAGCACCAGCGCGGCAGGGCTTCCCCCGGATAATGTTTACCGATAGTCTGCATGACCAGCGCACCCGGGTAGGATTTCTCCGCGAAGCACCGCACGAGTGAACGGCCCAGTTTTATTTTTTCAGGACCTAGGGCTGCCGTATTCCATTCGGCGGCCTCCGTATTCTCCGGGACAAAAGTCGGTTCACCCCCTTGAGTGAGGATCACCCCGTTTTTCTTAAAAACCTCATCCGCAGCGCGGCCTAATGAATTAATATGTTCGATCATAGTCATGATATTTTTTGCACTTTTACATCGATTTCCAAGCCCGAAAAAAGGCCCGGGTCGCCTACATAAGATCCACTGACGGGAAGCGTTTGATAGGCCTCCCGCGATACAGCCACACGGATATGGTAATCATCGGCGAGCCTCCCGCATGTCGGGTCAAAACCTTTCCAGCCGGCCCCCGGCAGGTACACCTCCGCCCAGGCATGGGTCGCCCCCGCCGCGGCTTGCTGGCTGACATCATCATTCCCGCACAGGTAACCACTGACGAAACGCGCCGCCAAACCCATCGTCCGGGCCGCCTCCATGATCAAGAGCGCAAAATCCCGGCAGGACCCGCTGCGGATGCGCAGGGTCTCGGAGGGAGATTGCACCCCAGGGGTTTCACGTCGGGCATAAGAAAAATACATGGGCACCGAGCTATTGAGCGCCGTCAGGAAATTCATCGTCGAGGCTTGGCCATTCATGTCGAGGAAAGGGGATATCCAGGCACGGACATCGGCCGCGTCGGTGAGGGAGAATGGCAGGAGAAAAGGGCTGATATCGAGTTTCTCCTCATCGGTATATTGCATGGGCAGGTTTACCGCATGCCTATCGAGGACGAAATTAAACGGGTTCGTATTAAACTGCTCGACGACGACCTCGCTTTCGATAACTAATTCATCCAAAGGTTTTTCAAATGTCAGCAGTGCCACACAATTATTAAACACATCCTGGACCCAACGGATCTGGTAGGCGGGTGAAATGTCCAGGCGCGAGGATTTGATTTTGAGGTCATGGCCTTCGATCGGGCGGATGAAACAACGGTGGATACCAAATGTCACCGGTTGCAGGTAGGTATATCGTGTTCTGTGATAGACGTCTAAGATCATAATTTAACCCATCCGTTCATTATCGGACAGGGAGGGTTCTTCCCTGACGACTTTGACTGTGACTTTGAGTGTTTGACTACTGGAACCTTTAAAGACACCTTTCATCGGCGGGACATCCCCGTAATCGCGTCCGCTACCGATGACGATATGGCGTTCGCCCTGGATCATATTATTTGTCGGGTCAATGCCGACCCAGTGTCCGTTCGGGGCATAGACCTCGACCCAGCCGTGGCTCGCGGTCGCCCCGACGAGATCCTCTTGATCAGGAGCATGAACCGCGCCATCCATCAGGGAATCTGTCTCGATATATCCGCTCACATAACGGGCGGGTATGCGCGCACAACGCAAGACAGAGATCATAAAGTGGGCGAAATCCTGGCAGACACCCTCTTTACGGGACAGGAAATCACGCACGGTCGTATGCGCATCCGTCGCCCCGGGCGTGTATTTA from Verrucomicrobiota bacterium harbors:
- a CDS encoding transglutaminase family protein — protein: MILDVYHRTRYTYLQPVTFGIHRCFIRPIEGHDLKIKSSRLDISPAYQIRWVQDVFNNCVALLTFEKPLDELVIESEVVVEQFNTNPFNFVLDRHAVNLPMQYTDEEKLDISPFLLPFSLTDAADVRAWISPFLDMNGQASTMNFLTALNSSVPMYFSYARRETPGVQSPSETLRIRSGSCRDFALLIMEAARTMGLAARFVSGYLCGNDDVSQQAAAGATHAWAEVYLPGAGWKGFDPTCGRLADDYHIRVAVSREAYQTLPVSGSYVGDPGLFSGLEIDVKVQKIS